One window of Amaranthus tricolor cultivar Red isolate AtriRed21 chromosome 13, ASM2621246v1, whole genome shotgun sequence genomic DNA carries:
- the LOC130798352 gene encoding uncharacterized protein LOC130798352 encodes MLGYSKFAFVAFLFLTVASAVVMDARIQEVTSGKMLQQKLGLEAEIRALASLKNMERGLASNIKKNFMGVFDEHCAPAGALCAGIDEICCSGSCIPHPQGARILVCA; translated from the exons ATGTTGGGATACTCCAAATTTGCTTTTGTTGCTTTTCTCTTCCTTACAGTTGCATCTGCAG TTGTGATGGATGCAAGAATTCAAGAAGTGACAAGTGGGAAAATGTTGCAACAAAAGCTTGGATTGGAAGCTGAAATAAGAGCATTAGCCTCACTAAAAAATATGGAAAGGGGTTTGGCTTCAAACATAAAGAAAAACTTCATGGGTGTTTTTGATGAACATTGTGCTCCTGCAGGGGCACTTTGTGCAGGAATTGATGAAATTTGTTGCTCTGGCTCTTGCATTCCTCACCCTCAGGGCGCCAGGATATTAGTTTGCGCATAA
- the LOC130798647 gene encoding uncharacterized protein LOC130798647, with product MLGYSKFAFVAFLFLTVASAAVMDARIQEVTSGKMLQQKLGLEAEIRALASLKTMERGLASNIKKNFMGVFDEHCAPAGTPCAGIDEICCSGSCIPHPRGFRILVCA from the exons ATGTTGGGATACTCCAAATTTGCTTTTGTTGCTTTTCTCTTCCTTACAGTTGCATCTGCAG CTGTGATGGATGCAAGAATTCAAGAAGTGACAAGTGGGAAAATGTTGCAACAAAAGCTTGGATTGGAGGCTGAAATAAGAGCATTAGCCTCACTAAAAACTATGGAAAGGGGTTTGGCTTCAAACATAAAGAAAAACTTCATGGGTGTTTTTGATGAACATTGTGCTCCAGCAGGGACACCTTGTGCAGGAATTGATGAAATTTGTTGCTCTGGCTCTTGCATTCCTCACCCTCGGGGCTTCAGGATATTAGTTTGCGCATAA